In the genome of Kwoniella shivajii chromosome 5, complete sequence, one region contains:
- a CDS encoding endoplasmic reticulum vesicle protein 25 gives MMILRPALLLLSAISAVYAVKFDLVADRYPKPPDCLLCSIWNFASSHSLVIVTANVPYEPGQRVDIEILDGSERGNVYLSKKDIKGETRLAVTTHESADVGVCIRNYLESDSNQKVSRSVDLDVDIGADAVDYNAIANQESLSILEVEMRKLEAVVKEIVDEMGYLQRREMRMRDTNESTNARVKNFSILITLGIIGLGIWQLVHLRSFFKRKYLID, from the exons atgatgatactTCGACCGGCTCTCCTGCTATTATCGGCGATATCAGCTGTATATGCagtcaaattcgatttaGTAGCTGATCGATATCCCAAACCTC CTGACTGCTTACTGTGCAGTATATGGAACTTTGcatcttcacattcattGGTAATAGTTACAGCGAATGTACCTTATGAACCAGGTCAAAGGGTTGACATTGAAATTTTAGATGGATCAGAAAGGGGAAATGTGTACCTATCGAAAAAG GATATTAAAGGAGAAACTAGATTGGCTGTGACTACACATGAATCTGCTGATGTCGGTGTATGTATAAGGAACTACCTTGAGAGTG ACTCCAATCAAAAAGTATCAAGAAGTGTGGATTTGGACGTTGATATTGGTGCAGATGCGGTTGATTACAA CGCCATAGCAAATCAAGAATCACTTTCGATCTTAGAAGTTGAAATGCGTAAATTAGAAGCTGTAGTAAAAGAGATAGTCGATGAGATGGGTTATttgcaaagaagagaaatgagaatgagggaTACAAATG AAAGCACAAATGCTCGAGTAAAGAATTTCTCTATACTCATAACACTGGGTATAATAGGATTAGGCATCTGGCAG CTCGTTCATCTACGGTCCTTCTTCAAACGGAAATATCTCATTGACTAG
- a CDS encoding cysteine-tRNA ligase, which produces MSASKASTSTQPMDEEPVLRVFNSLTRTKDVFKTKKPKHIDWYNCGPTVYDSSHMGHARNYLTQDIIRRILRDYFGYNVNFVMNITDIDDKIILRAREKYLLDQTKSSNPTLTPGLIKDTRIAFGKFLSSKLIKSLPSPIDTSSTTDDLEIFHTILDKYKTDATFAESARTKEEKFALYIASLLKAHGAIKIAEGKLNGSNQQDVDDLIDGASDVLGPYYGETLGHTIKDPISVSRTLALYWESEYFKDMERLRILPPNFKPRVSEYVNEIVQFVSRIIDNGFAYEAEGSVWFDVTKFDGAEGDGFRHEYAKLQPGSKGNKKLIDEGEGALTGSKGKRQSADFALWKAKSKPGEPAWPSPWGEGRPGWHIECSVMASAILGKGMDIHSGGVDLMFPHHDNELAQSEAYHGCQQWVNYFLHTGHLHIEGLKMSKSLKNFITIEEELSRNTARRLRLAFMLQNWNQKLDYSRGLIADTKAKEETFDNFFANVNARLSQAGSSVDDQHGMGEAEIALTNHMFGAQRDFHSALCDSFNTPSAIQVLLDLIAKTNIYFSARARDANLGVVTNVAEWITRMLRMFGLGEGAPAKNSIGWGLAVQGGDDAQNGSDTSAQVEPWARAISSFRDTVRKLAMDKSISSDQLSKQILALSDRFRDEEAVNLGLQLDDGQGNDGGALWKIVDPSSLISAREEKRKIIAEKQAKKEALAKANEEKRIALLEKGKISPKDMFKPPQVPTDLYSEWDDQGIPIKDVEGKEVSKSAQKKSLKEWKIQEKLHENYLTWKKEQEQAQ; this is translated from the exons ATGTCCGCATCCAAGGCCTCGACATCAACTCAGCCCATGGACGAAGAACCAGTATTAAGAGTCTTCAATTCCTTAACGCGTACAAAG GATGTATTCAAGACTAAAAAACCTAAACACATAGATTGGTATAATTGTGGACCAACAGTTTATGATTCGAGTCATATGGGTCATGCTAG GAATTACCTTACGCAAGATATCATTCGAAGGATATTGAGAGATTATTTTGGGTACAATGTTAATTTCGTTATGAATATCACGGATATTGATGATAAG ATCATCCTCAGAGCAAGAGAAAAATATCTCCTTGATCAAACAAAATCTTCGAATCCAACTCTTACACCTGGACTCATTAAAGATACCAGAATAGCTTTTGGCAAATTCTTGAGTTCAAAACTTATCAAATCCCTTCCTTCACCAATCGATACCTCTTCCACGACAGATGATTTAGAGATATTTCATACAATCTTAGATAAATACAAGACCGATGCAACATTTGCAGAATCAGCTAGaaccaaagaagagaaattcgCTTTGTATATTGCGAGTTTGTTAAAAGCTCACGGTGCTATCAAAATCGCTGAAGGGAAATTgaatggatcaaatcaacaggatgtagatgatttgattgacgGTGCAAGTGACGTTTTAGGTCCTTATTATGGTGAAACC CTTGGACATACAATAAAAGACCCCATATCAGTTTCGAGAACACTAGCTTTATACTGGGAATCAGAATATTTCAAAGATATGGAAAGATTAAGAATATTACCACCAAATTTCAAACCCAGAGTGTCAGAATACGTCAATGAAATCGTTCAATTCGTTTCGAGAATTATAGATAACGGATTCGCTTatgaagctgaaggaagTGTATGGTTCGATGTGACTAAATTTGATGGTGCGGAAGGTGATGGTTTCAGACACGAATACGCTAAATTACAACCTGGGAGTAAAGGTAATAagaaattgattgatgaaggtgaag GCGCTCTTACCGGTTCAAAAGGGAAAAGACAGTCCGCAGACTTCGCACTATGGaaagcaaaatcaaaacctGGTGAACCAGCTTGGCCTTCCCCTTGGGGAGAAGGTAGACCAGGTTGGCATATAGAATGTTCTGTTATGGCTTCTGCTATATtaggaaaaggaatggatatACATTCAGGTGGTGTAGATTTGATGTTCCCCCATCATGATAATGAGTTGGCTCAAAGTGAG GCATATCATGGATGTCAGCAATGGGTGAATTACTTCCTGCATACGGGTCATTTACATATTGAAGGTTTGAAAATGAGTAAATCGTTAAAGAACTTCATTACTATAGAG GAAGAGCTATCCCGAAATACTGCTAGACGATTGAGACTCGCGTTCATGCTTCAAAACTGGAACCAGAAGCTGGACTACAGTCGTGGCTTGATTGCTGACACGAAAGCGAAGGAAGAGACTTTCGAT AACTTCTTCGCCAACGTGAATGCTCGACTCTCCCAGGCTGGttcttctgttgatgatCAACATGGTATgggagaagctgaaatcgCCCTCACAAACCA TATGTTCGGTGCCCAACGTGACTTCCACTCTGCCCTTTGCGATTCCTTCAATACTCCTTCAGCCATCCAAGTACTCCTTGATCTCATTGCCAAGACAAATATATATTTCTCCGCTCGAGCAAGAGACGCTAATCTCGGCGTCGTCACGAACGTTGCCGAGTGGATAACAAGGATGTTGAGGATGTTTGGACTGGGTGAAGGGGCTCCTGCGAAGAATAGTATAGGATGGGGATTAGCTGTTCAAGGTGGAGACGATGCGCAAAATGGATCAGAC ACTTCAGCACAAGTTGAACCATGGGCAAGAGCAATATCCTCGTTCCGAGATACCGTACGAAAATTGGCCATGGACAAATCTATCTCTTCTGATCAATTGTCAAAACAGATCTTAGCTCTTTCAGATAGGTTTAGagacgaagaagctgttaATCTTGGACTACAATTAGATGATGGACAAGGAAATGACGGAGGAGCATTGTGGAAGATTGtcgatccatcttctttgatatcggcgagagaagaaaagaggaagataatAGCTGAAAAAcaagccaagaaagaagctttagcCAAAGcaaatgaagagaaaagaattgCATTgcttgaaaaaggtaaaattTCACCTAAAGATATGTTCAAACCACCTCAAGTACCCACAGACTTATATTCAGAATGGGATGATCAAGGTATCCCAATAAAAGATGtggaaggtaaagaagtcTCGAAAAGTGCACAGAAGAAATCCttgaaagaatggaaaatTCAAGAGAAGTTACATGAGAATTATCTGACATGGAAGAAggaacaagaacaagcgCAATAA